A stretch of the Rhizomicrobium sp. genome encodes the following:
- a CDS encoding 3-oxoacyl-ACP reductase family protein, whose amino-acid sequence MNRFSLSGRNAVVTGGSRGIGRAIAIGLAQAGADVVFSYREKRVEADTVAAEIVKLGRRALALPMDVTSRASVEAMAKEARNFGPISILVNNAGINKPTDFDKIEDADWDLIVDTNLKGPFICAQVFLPLLADAGGGSIVHVGSVSGQYGGPRTAHYAASKAGLISLAQVIARFGAASHVRSNVVAAGLIASDMGNAGLQAASVQKAAEGIILKRLGRTDEVADAVVFLAGDAASYITAQTINVNGGLYF is encoded by the coding sequence ATGAACCGCTTCTCGCTTTCCGGCAGGAACGCCGTCGTCACCGGCGGCAGCCGCGGCATCGGGCGCGCCATCGCGATCGGCCTGGCACAGGCCGGCGCGGACGTGGTGTTCAGCTATCGCGAGAAACGGGTCGAGGCGGATACCGTCGCGGCCGAGATCGTCAAGCTCGGGCGCCGCGCGCTGGCGCTGCCGATGGACGTCACCAGCCGGGCCAGCGTCGAGGCGATGGCGAAGGAAGCCCGAAATTTCGGGCCGATCTCCATCCTGGTGAACAATGCCGGGATCAACAAACCGACCGACTTCGACAAGATCGAGGACGCGGACTGGGACCTGATCGTCGACACGAACCTGAAAGGCCCGTTCATCTGCGCCCAGGTGTTCCTGCCGCTGCTGGCGGATGCGGGCGGCGGCTCGATCGTCCATGTCGGATCGGTCAGCGGCCAGTATGGCGGGCCGCGCACCGCGCATTATGCGGCGTCGAAGGCCGGTCTGATCTCGCTCGCGCAGGTCATCGCCCGGTTCGGCGCGGCCTCGCATGTGCGCTCGAACGTCGTGGCGGCGGGCTTGATCGCATCGGACATGGGCAATGCGGGTTTGCAGGCGGCGAGCGTCCAGAAGGCGGCGGAGGGCATCATCCTGAAGCGCCTGGGGCGCACCGACGAGGTCGCCGACGCCGTCGTCTTCCTGGCCGGCGATGCGGCATCCTACATCACCGCGCAGACCATCAACGTCAATGGCGGGCTGTATTTCTGA
- a CDS encoding transketolase C-terminal domain-containing protein has protein sequence MAAEAPALIGSNGDSLREAFGKTLSALADEFPKVVVLDADIAGGTGVHHFRKSHPERLLQFGIAEQNMMAAAGGLAATGLIPVVTTFAVFCLRAIEQARLSLAYARRNAKIVASHPGLDVGPDGGSAQALEDIAAFRAIPGMTVISPADPIEMALATRAILEFDGPVYMRTGRSPAKRLFGDDHRFEIGKGQIIRDGSDATIVACGVEVGRALEAAERLAGESLSVRVVNMPTIKPIDSELLARCAAETGAVVTAEDHNIHGGLGGAVAEALAATHPAPIEFVGVKDVFGASGEPDELAEHFGIGAGHIAEAVRRVIARKTARP, from the coding sequence ATGGCTGCTGAAGCCCCTGCCCTGATCGGCTCGAACGGCGACAGCCTGCGCGAAGCCTTCGGCAAGACGCTGTCGGCCCTCGCCGACGAATTCCCCAAGGTCGTCGTGCTCGATGCCGACATCGCCGGCGGCACCGGCGTGCATCATTTCCGCAAGAGCCACCCCGAGCGCCTGCTGCAATTCGGCATCGCCGAGCAGAACATGATGGCGGCGGCCGGCGGGCTTGCCGCCACCGGCCTTATCCCGGTGGTGACGACCTTCGCGGTGTTCTGCCTGCGCGCGATCGAGCAGGCGCGGCTGTCCCTCGCCTATGCGCGGCGCAATGCCAAGATCGTGGCCAGCCATCCCGGCCTCGACGTCGGGCCCGACGGCGGCTCGGCCCAGGCGCTCGAGGATATCGCCGCGTTCCGCGCGATCCCCGGCATGACGGTGATCTCGCCCGCCGATCCGATCGAGATGGCGCTGGCGACCCGCGCGATCCTGGAATTCGACGGACCGGTCTATATGCGCACCGGCCGCAGCCCGGCCAAGCGGCTGTTCGGCGACGACCACCGATTCGAGATCGGCAAGGGCCAGATCATCCGCGACGGCAGCGACGCGACCATCGTCGCCTGCGGTGTCGAAGTCGGCCGCGCGCTGGAGGCGGCCGAGCGGCTGGCCGGCGAATCCCTGTCGGTCCGGGTCGTCAACATGCCGACGATCAAGCCCATCGACAGCGAACTCCTGGCCCGTTGCGCCGCCGAGACCGGCGCCGTCGTCACGGCGGAAGACCACAACATCCATGGCGGCCTCGGCGGCGCGGTGGCGGAAGCCCTCGCGGCGACGCATCCCGCCCCAATCGAATTCGTCGGCGTGAAGGACGTGTTCGGCGCCTCGGGCGAGCCGGACGAGCTTGCCGAGCATTTCGGCATCGGTGCCGGCCATATCGCCGAGGCGGTGCGGCGCGTGATCGCCCGCAAGACGGCGCGGCCATGA
- a CDS encoding transketolase — translation MALTLKSITETTTEQDLQTKLAIAAAFVRKHTIASIYHAGSGHPGGALSSADILACLFGAELNFWPSAIDDPARDRFVLSKGHAAPALYAVAAHYGFCDAKAALRLRKLNSPFQGHPHVLDLPWVETSTGSLGQGFSVALGMAMGLKLQNIPARVYTLLGDGELQEGEVWEAAMCAAHHGLDNLCVIIDYNKLQSDNRNAAIMRLEPLAAKWRAFDWGIAEIDGHDIPEILSTLRRAGVTQGRPSVIIAHTVKGKGVKYMENVPAWHGSVKLTREQAEEALQSLGAGRGEIKDLLDGC, via the coding sequence ATGGCGCTGACGCTCAAATCCATCACCGAGACGACGACCGAGCAGGATCTCCAGACCAAGCTCGCGATCGCCGCCGCCTTCGTGCGCAAGCACACGATCGCGTCGATCTACCACGCCGGCTCGGGCCATCCCGGCGGCGCGCTGTCGTCCGCCGATATCCTCGCCTGCCTGTTCGGCGCCGAGCTGAACTTCTGGCCCTCGGCGATCGACGATCCGGCGCGCGACCGCTTCGTGCTCTCCAAGGGCCATGCGGCGCCCGCGCTCTATGCGGTGGCGGCGCATTACGGCTTCTGCGACGCCAAGGCCGCGCTGCGGCTGCGCAAGCTGAACAGCCCGTTCCAGGGCCATCCCCATGTGCTCGACCTGCCCTGGGTGGAGACCAGCACCGGCTCCCTCGGCCAGGGCTTCTCGGTCGCGCTGGGCATGGCGATGGGCTTGAAGCTGCAGAACATCCCGGCCCGCGTCTACACGCTGCTCGGCGACGGCGAATTGCAGGAGGGCGAAGTGTGGGAGGCCGCGATGTGCGCGGCCCATCACGGCCTCGACAATCTGTGCGTCATCATCGACTACAACAAGCTGCAGAGCGACAACCGCAACGCCGCGATCATGCGGCTGGAGCCCCTGGCGGCGAAGTGGCGCGCCTTCGACTGGGGCATCGCCGAGATCGACGGGCACGACATTCCCGAAATCCTCTCGACCTTGCGGCGCGCCGGCGTCACGCAGGGCCGCCCGTCCGTGATCATCGCCCATACCGTCAAGGGCAAGGGCGTGAAGTATATGGAAAACGTGCCCGCCTGGCACGGCAGCGTGAAGCTGACGCGCGAGCAGGCCGAAGAGGCGCTGCAATCGCTGGGCGCCGGCCGCGGCGAAATCAAGGATCTGCTCGATGGCTGCTGA
- a CDS encoding class I SAM-dependent methyltransferase: protein MGDTCELCLRAALEPVYKPERSPRGLTVYLCAACGLLQSLPRVDRAARAPAAVSAGADWGNVRYGKGFRTQIAIDALRRHGDFTAESTLLDVGSNRGSFAHALLDAAPHIRLTAVEPDERVAAACAGLPRTELIQARIENTAFETRRFDAIHSCHTIEHLIHPARTLADHHRTLKDGGLLVLDAPNTALLASDDIVEEWFIDKHLYHFSERTLTRMITAAGFTILERPDPKDRSNLFFVARKTARAPSHAGVDLDEAGRARDLIATYMANRARNMAALIAVASELLRLAPRRVAMWGAGRLFDSLVTHGRFDATMLTLLIDKHLKAHVGERHGCTLAGPEALAGADPGVVVVMSRDFAGEIADEVTRLTPGAEIILYTDLIAQARMRLAA, encoded by the coding sequence ATGGGCGACACCTGCGAGCTCTGCCTGCGTGCGGCGCTCGAACCCGTCTATAAGCCGGAACGCTCTCCCCGCGGCCTGACGGTCTATCTCTGTGCGGCGTGCGGATTGTTGCAGAGCCTGCCGCGCGTCGACCGCGCCGCGCGGGCGCCGGCGGCCGTCTCGGCGGGTGCCGACTGGGGCAATGTCCGCTATGGCAAGGGTTTCCGCACCCAGATCGCGATCGACGCCCTGCGCCGCCACGGCGATTTCACGGCAGAATCCACCTTGCTCGACGTCGGCTCCAACCGCGGCAGCTTCGCGCACGCGCTGCTGGACGCCGCGCCGCACATCCGTCTCACCGCCGTCGAGCCCGACGAGCGCGTTGCCGCCGCCTGCGCCGGCCTGCCGCGCACCGAGTTGATCCAGGCGCGCATCGAGAACACGGCGTTCGAGACGCGCCGCTTCGACGCAATTCACTCCTGCCACACCATCGAGCACCTGATCCATCCGGCGCGCACGCTGGCCGACCACCACAGGACCCTGAAGGATGGCGGCCTCCTCGTCCTGGACGCGCCCAACACCGCCCTGCTGGCGAGCGACGACATCGTCGAGGAGTGGTTCATCGACAAGCATCTCTATCATTTCTCCGAGCGTACCCTGACGCGGATGATCACGGCGGCAGGGTTCACGATCCTGGAACGCCCCGATCCCAAGGATCGCAGCAACCTCTTCTTCGTCGCGCGGAAGACGGCGCGCGCACCGAGCCATGCGGGGGTCGATCTCGACGAGGCCGGCCGCGCCCGGGATCTGATCGCGACCTATATGGCGAACCGCGCCCGCAACATGGCGGCGCTGATCGCGGTGGCGAGCGAGTTGCTGCGGCTGGCGCCGCGCCGCGTCGCGATGTGGGGCGCCGGACGGCTGTTCGACAGCCTCGTGACCCATGGACGGTTCGACGCGACGATGCTGACGCTGCTGATCGACAAGCATCTGAAGGCGCATGTCGGCGAGCGGCATGGCTGCACCCTGGCCGGCCCGGAGGCGCTCGCCGGGGCCGATCCCGGGGTGGTGGTGGTGATGAGCCGCGACTTCGCCGGTGAGATCGCGGACGAAGTGACCCGCCTGACGCCCGGCGCGGAAATCATCCTCTACACGGATCTCATCGCCCAGGCGCGCATGCGCCTGGCGGCGTAG
- a CDS encoding sulfotransferase, with protein MSKTTQPFFIVSSGRSGTAMLHKVLSAVPGMDMQHEYMVQIAQPLAVRRYLGLATDAQAREILTETHAAAVHYSEAAHWGDSSNKLSWLIPELAQVLPAAKFVHLVRDGRKVAGSYFRKLGDECYDDRSTAILQAHCDDPSSVPTPPPEKKYWWPVPRRGDPAAGPFRGFDQFGRICWHWAEINRVILAELARLPRARQMFVRLEELQASPEAVKGLYGFLGLPYRDAAFAAFARPHNVNRPEDRLLDARERESFERIAAPMQRQLGYAERPEYVVNY; from the coding sequence TTGAGCAAGACGACACAGCCCTTCTTCATCGTGTCGAGCGGTCGCTCCGGCACCGCCATGCTGCACAAGGTGCTGTCGGCGGTGCCCGGCATGGACATGCAGCACGAGTACATGGTGCAGATCGCGCAGCCGCTCGCCGTCCGGCGCTATCTGGGCCTGGCGACGGATGCCCAGGCCCGGGAGATACTGACCGAAACACATGCGGCCGCGGTCCATTACAGCGAGGCGGCGCATTGGGGCGATTCGTCGAACAAGCTCTCCTGGCTGATCCCGGAGCTGGCACAGGTCCTGCCGGCGGCGAAGTTCGTCCATCTCGTGCGCGATGGGCGCAAGGTCGCGGGATCCTATTTCCGCAAGCTGGGCGACGAGTGCTACGACGACCGCTCGACGGCGATCCTGCAGGCGCATTGCGACGATCCGTCGAGTGTGCCGACACCGCCGCCGGAGAAGAAATATTGGTGGCCGGTGCCGCGCCGCGGCGATCCCGCCGCCGGACCGTTCCGCGGCTTCGACCAGTTCGGACGCATCTGCTGGCATTGGGCCGAGATCAATCGCGTCATCCTGGCCGAACTCGCCCGCCTGCCGCGCGCGCGGCAGATGTTCGTCCGGCTCGAGGAGCTGCAGGCGTCGCCGGAGGCGGTGAAGGGGCTTTATGGATTCCTCGGCCTTCCCTATCGCGACGCGGCCTTTGCCGCTTTCGCCCGGCCGCACAACGTCAACCGGCCGGAGGACCGCCTGCTCGATGCGCGGGAGCGCGAATCCTTCGAGCGGATCGCGGCGCCGATGCAACGACAGCTCGGCTATGCCGAGCGCCCCGAATATGTGGTGAATTATTAA
- a CDS encoding N-acetylneuraminate synthase family protein: MTPRTPIFIAEASSNHDRDLGRALAFVDAAAAAGCDAVKFQLFKIDRMFAPEILAQSAKHRARRQWELPPAHLAPLAERCLARGIQFSCTPFYLEAVEELRPFVAFYKVASYELLVTPLLEACAATGKPVVLSTGMATMDEIAAAADTLKRAGASDITLLHCVSAYPTPAAEANLAAIAAIRDATGCKVGWSDHTRRPAVVERAVHRWGAAAVEFHLDLEGEGAEYAAGHCWLPGEIAPVIARIRESAVADGAGFKGPQPSELSDRDWRADPVDGMRPLRAIRAVWEPAA, translated from the coding sequence ATGACGCCACGCACGCCGATCTTCATCGCCGAAGCCTCCAGCAACCACGACCGCGATCTCGGCCGCGCGCTCGCCTTCGTCGACGCCGCCGCCGCCGCCGGCTGCGACGCGGTGAAATTCCAGCTCTTCAAGATCGACCGGATGTTCGCGCCCGAGATTCTCGCGCAGAGCGCAAAGCATCGCGCCCGCCGCCAGTGGGAGCTGCCGCCGGCCCATCTGGCGCCGCTGGCCGAGCGCTGCCTGGCGCGGGGCATCCAGTTCTCCTGCACGCCCTTTTATCTGGAGGCGGTCGAGGAATTGCGGCCCTTCGTCGCCTTCTACAAGGTCGCGTCCTACGAATTGCTGGTGACGCCGCTGCTCGAGGCCTGCGCCGCGACGGGCAAGCCGGTGGTCCTGTCGACCGGCATGGCGACGATGGACGAGATCGCGGCCGCCGCGGACACGCTCAAGCGCGCCGGCGCCTCCGACATCACCCTGCTGCATTGCGTCTCGGCCTATCCGACCCCGGCGGCGGAGGCCAATCTCGCGGCGATCGCCGCGATCCGCGACGCGACGGGCTGCAAGGTCGGCTGGTCCGACCATACGCGCCGTCCCGCCGTGGTCGAGCGTGCCGTGCATCGCTGGGGCGCGGCGGCCGTCGAATTCCATCTCGATCTCGAAGGCGAGGGTGCCGAATACGCCGCCGGCCATTGCTGGCTGCCGGGCGAGATCGCGCCGGTCATCGCCCGCATCCGCGAATCCGCCGTCGCCGACGGTGCCGGATTCAAGGGCCCGCAGCCTTCCGAACTCTCGGACCGCGACTGGCGCGCCGATCCCGTCGACGGCATGCGCCCGCTCCGCGCCATCCGTGCCGTATGGGAGCCCGCCGCGTGA
- a CDS encoding NTP transferase domain-containing protein has protein sequence MSAQPRIVAIIQARMGSTRLPGKVLRPIAGHPLLWHIVHRLKKSQRIDAVAVATTTNPLDDAIAEFGRDNGVAVIRGPEDDVLARFALAAEATGADVIVRVSSDAPFIDAAFVDHLLTALLEQGGDFVLMEEGATTAHEGVDPFTRRGLDKLMMDAHADPVAREHVTGYFKLHPGFVPIARAPAYPRLAREGGRLTIDTPDDLAFIEAVHVRLEAKAGEASLSDILMLLEREPALRGINAHVRQKPIAVRGGLALIRCDGGGAFGYGHVKRMVALARALRDAQGIGAVFALNGSEDAGTPIRNAGFAVTRLGREGLESLIGVHAPDLLLLDGREGPDREGLAELARRVPLTAVIDDGADRRLAADLAYYPPVPQAFALDWTASRCVPRIGWEWSILGSNPAASRPRPNGRPVLLVTMGGSDPFGLTLRSARALARLDPLFRARFVIGPGMAGRGAVARQIVSLNPNFETIEGAAGLATEFAAADLALTAFGVTAYELAAAGVPALYLALNEDHARSASAFEKAGIGLSLGVAADVDDATIARAVARLLGDTARRRAMRTAGLMTIDGNGAGRIAADLAAALAERRAGVPLTAAR, from the coding sequence GTGAGCGCACAGCCCCGCATCGTCGCCATCATCCAGGCGCGCATGGGTTCGACGCGCCTGCCCGGCAAGGTCCTGCGTCCCATCGCGGGTCATCCGTTGCTCTGGCACATCGTCCACCGCCTGAAGAAATCGCAGCGGATCGACGCGGTCGCGGTCGCCACCACGACCAACCCGCTCGACGACGCGATCGCCGAATTCGGCCGCGACAACGGCGTCGCCGTCATCCGCGGTCCGGAGGACGACGTGCTGGCGCGCTTCGCCCTCGCTGCCGAGGCGACCGGCGCCGATGTCATCGTCCGGGTCTCGTCGGATGCGCCCTTCATCGACGCGGCCTTCGTCGACCACCTGCTGACGGCCCTGCTGGAACAGGGCGGCGACTTCGTGCTCATGGAGGAGGGCGCGACGACCGCGCATGAGGGCGTCGATCCCTTCACCCGCCGCGGCCTCGACAAGCTGATGATGGACGCGCACGCCGATCCGGTGGCGCGCGAGCATGTCACCGGCTATTTCAAGCTGCATCCGGGCTTCGTGCCCATCGCCCGCGCACCGGCCTATCCGCGGCTGGCGCGCGAGGGCGGGCGCCTGACGATCGACACGCCGGACGATCTCGCCTTCATCGAAGCCGTCCATGTCCGGCTGGAAGCCAAGGCGGGCGAGGCCTCGCTTAGCGACATCCTGATGCTGCTGGAGCGCGAACCGGCGCTGCGCGGCATCAACGCCCATGTGCGGCAGAAGCCGATCGCGGTCCGCGGTGGCTTGGCGCTGATCCGCTGCGACGGCGGCGGCGCGTTCGGCTACGGCCATGTCAAGCGCATGGTGGCGCTGGCGCGGGCCTTGCGCGACGCGCAGGGTATCGGCGCAGTGTTCGCGCTCAACGGATCCGAAGACGCCGGCACGCCCATCCGCAATGCCGGCTTCGCGGTGACCCGGCTGGGTCGAGAGGGTCTCGAAAGCCTCATCGGCGTCCATGCTCCCGACCTGCTGCTGCTCGACGGCCGCGAAGGTCCGGATCGCGAGGGGCTTGCCGAGCTGGCGCGGCGCGTCCCGCTTACCGCCGTGATCGACGACGGCGCGGACCGCCGCCTCGCCGCCGATCTGGCCTATTATCCGCCGGTGCCGCAGGCCTTTGCGCTGGATTGGACTGCGTCGCGCTGCGTGCCGCGCATCGGCTGGGAATGGTCGATCCTGGGTTCGAACCCGGCAGCGAGTCGTCCGCGCCCGAACGGCCGGCCGGTGCTGCTCGTGACCATGGGCGGCAGCGATCCGTTCGGCTTGACGCTGCGCAGCGCCCGCGCCCTGGCGCGGCTCGATCCGCTGTTCCGCGCCCGCTTCGTCATCGGGCCGGGCATGGCCGGGCGCGGCGCGGTGGCGCGGCAGATCGTGTCCCTCAATCCCAATTTCGAAACCATCGAGGGCGCCGCGGGCCTCGCCACGGAGTTCGCCGCTGCCGATCTCGCGCTGACGGCGTTCGGGGTCACGGCCTATGAACTCGCCGCGGCCGGCGTGCCTGCGCTCTATCTGGCGCTCAATGAAGACCATGCCCGCTCGGCCTCTGCTTTCGAGAAAGCGGGCATCGGCCTGTCGCTGGGCGTCGCGGCGGATGTCGACGACGCAACGATCGCCCGCGCGGTCGCGCGCCTCCTGGGCGATACGGCACGCCGCCGCGCGATGCGTACCGCGGGCCTCATGACGATCGACGGCAACGGCGCGGGCCGCATCGCGGCCGACCTGGCTGCCGCCCTGGCCGAGCGCCGCGCGGGCGTGCCGCTCACAGCCGCGCGATAG
- a CDS encoding tetratricopeptide repeat protein, whose amino-acid sequence MHAFADPYEQGLKLSGLGRHAEAISRYEQALSAKPDDARVLFALGNTARALGMAGPAAEFYRRVLHRDPARLEAIVSLANLLRAEGQPQAAQALLAPALARDPQAPELWLTLGSTWREMGDFERAAVHYREALARKPDYAAALSNLADILTDAGETGEALALYSKAIAHEPDNAQARLNRAILHLLAGNLKDGWRDYGARLNLAKVPVPDHKLTRWTGGSLKRTRLLVTAEQGIGDQILFASMIPDLAARAARDGGAIVLECEPRLVGLFARSFPGVAVHPSDMETRGAVHRARYGWLKQAGGANAFTEMGSLPKILRGSLEAFPKANDFLKPDPMDMARWGGLLTGFGPGPFIGVCWRSGNVLGHRALQYAPREAWAAFIARVPGTVISVQYDASDDEVEALAAQSGRTIVMLPDLDQKNALDRTAALLASLDVVVSAPTAVSWLAAGTGVDTYKVLYDTSWTALGQGREPFAPACELMMPDVRGDWTSAFEKTIARL is encoded by the coding sequence ATGCATGCATTCGCCGATCCCTATGAGCAGGGCCTGAAACTCTCCGGTCTCGGCCGTCACGCCGAAGCCATTTCGCGGTACGAGCAGGCGCTGTCGGCAAAGCCGGACGATGCGCGGGTGCTGTTCGCGCTCGGCAACACGGCGCGCGCGCTGGGCATGGCGGGTCCCGCAGCGGAATTCTATCGCCGGGTGCTGCACCGGGACCCGGCGCGGCTCGAAGCCATCGTCAGCCTCGCCAATCTGCTGCGCGCCGAAGGACAGCCGCAAGCGGCACAGGCGCTGCTGGCACCGGCCCTGGCGCGCGACCCGCAGGCGCCCGAATTGTGGCTGACGCTGGGCTCGACCTGGCGCGAGATGGGCGATTTCGAGCGGGCGGCCGTGCATTACCGCGAAGCGCTGGCCCGCAAGCCGGACTATGCGGCGGCGCTGAGCAATCTTGCCGATATCCTGACCGATGCCGGCGAGACCGGCGAGGCGCTCGCGCTCTACAGCAAGGCGATCGCCCACGAGCCCGACAACGCCCAGGCGCGCTTGAATCGCGCCATCCTGCATCTGCTGGCGGGAAACCTGAAAGACGGCTGGCGCGATTACGGCGCGCGGCTGAACCTCGCCAAGGTCCCGGTGCCCGACCACAAGCTGACGCGCTGGACCGGCGGCAGCCTCAAGCGCACGCGGCTTCTGGTGACCGCCGAACAAGGCATCGGCGACCAGATCCTGTTCGCCAGCATGATTCCCGACCTTGCCGCGCGCGCGGCGCGCGACGGCGGCGCGATCGTGCTGGAATGCGAGCCGCGCCTCGTCGGCCTGTTCGCGCGCTCGTTTCCCGGCGTCGCGGTGCATCCGTCCGACATGGAGACCAGGGGCGCCGTCCATCGGGCGCGCTATGGCTGGCTCAAGCAGGCGGGCGGCGCCAATGCCTTCACCGAGATGGGCAGCCTGCCGAAAATCCTGCGCGGCAGCCTCGAGGCGTTCCCGAAGGCCAACGATTTCCTCAAACCGGACCCGATGGACATGGCCCGCTGGGGCGGCTTGCTTACGGGCTTCGGACCGGGGCCGTTCATCGGCGTGTGCTGGCGCAGCGGCAATGTGCTGGGCCATCGCGCCTTGCAATATGCGCCGCGAGAGGCGTGGGCGGCCTTTATCGCCCGAGTGCCCGGCACGGTGATCAGCGTGCAATACGATGCTTCGGACGACGAGGTCGAAGCGCTGGCGGCGCAGAGCGGCCGCACTATCGTCATGCTTCCGGACCTGGACCAGAAGAACGCGCTCGACCGGACCGCCGCGCTGCTGGCGTCGCTCGATGTCGTGGTGAGCGCGCCGACCGCCGTCTCCTGGCTGGCGGCGGGAACCGGCGTCGACACCTACAAGGTGCTCTACGATACGAGCTGGACGGCGCTGGGCCAGGGCCGCGAGCCTTTCGCACCGGCTTGCGAATTGATGATGCCCGACGTCCGCGGCGATTGGACGAGCGCGTTCGAGAAGACTATCGCGCGGCTGTGA